From the genome of Sander lucioperca isolate FBNREF2018 chromosome 1, SLUC_FBN_1.2, whole genome shotgun sequence, one region includes:
- the oaz1b gene encoding LOW QUALITY PROTEIN: ornithine decarboxylase antizyme 1b (The sequence of the model RefSeq protein was modified relative to this genomic sequence to represent the inferred CDS: deleted 1 base in 1 codon) codes for MVKSNLQRILNSHCFAREKEGKQQSLSTMADLSNAICDMIGNLSLHCSSTRGPGPLWCSDAPLPPLKIPGGRGNGTRDHTPSARLLHSDRRLTVTEEPAGNGRPGILHFLSRPTVTKTIQWDAVLSSSALYVEIPLDPLPEGSKESFAALLEFAEEHLKVVSVVVCFYKNRDDRAKLVRTFSFLGFEIVKPGHALVPPRPDVFFMAYSFERDSSDEE; via the exons ATGGTAAAATCCAACCTCCAGCGGATCCTAAACAGTCATTGCTTTGCTCGCGAGAAAGAAGGAAAACAGCAATCTTTATCTACCATGGCGGATTTGAGTAATGCTATCTGTGACATGATCGGGAA CCTGTCCCTGCACTGTAGTAGTACCCGCGGCCCGGGGCCTCTGTGGTGCTCC GATGCCCCTCTCCCACCCCTGAAGATCCCAGGTGGGCGAGGGAATGGCACACGGGATCACACTCCTTCAGCGCGTCTACTCCACTCA GATCGAAGGTTGACTGTAACGGAGGAGCCAGCAGGGAATGGTCGCCCTGGGATACTCCACTTCCTAAGTCGTCCCACCGTTACCAAGACAATACAGTGGGATGCTGTCCTAAGCAGCAGCGCACTCTATGTGGAGATCCCTCTTGACCCTCTTCCTGAAGGCAGCAAGGAGAG TTTTGCTGCTCTCCTGGAGTTTGCTGAAGAACATCTGAAAGTCGTTAGCGTGGTTGTCTGCTTTTACAAGAACAGAGATGATCGTG CTAAACTGGTGCGTACATTCAGTTTCCTGGGCTTTGAGATTGTGAAACCGGGCCATGCCCTCGTCCCGCCTCGACCCGATGTATTCTTTATGGCCTACAGTTTTGAAAGGGACTCCTCGGACGAGGAGTAG